Proteins encoded by one window of Phycisphaerae bacterium:
- a CDS encoding CBS domain-containing protein, producing the protein MNWSVRVATLFGIPIRVHATFLLLLAAGAWLWRGESFLDSLIGVGLVGVVFLCILLHELGHCLMARRYGVVVESITLLPIGGMAAMRSLPHSPGAEFLIALAGPAVSFGLAGGLAGLAYVLHGPQIFSLALDHHEAAPILLLLATLNLFLGGFNLVPAFPLDGGRLLRAGLWSRIGFEKATRLATRVGQVIAIILFVLAVLSSRFVLMIIAVFVYFGAQAESRAAGFKAVLANVPAFRVMLTNFVRARADQPASVLRNLMIQAGQDVLPVYDDHTLLGLISYDRLRSLDRSQTPEPLAAQLLDRNVVFCSPIDSLASVLEAMTAQDLACIAVIDNDQLVGLITPRQIGRVGVSNS; encoded by the coding sequence ATGAATTGGTCCGTACGCGTTGCAACACTTTTCGGTATTCCGATCCGCGTCCATGCCACGTTCCTGCTGCTTCTGGCGGCGGGGGCCTGGCTGTGGCGGGGCGAGAGCTTTCTCGATTCCCTGATCGGCGTGGGCTTGGTCGGCGTGGTCTTCCTCTGTATCCTGCTGCACGAGCTGGGCCACTGCCTCATGGCCCGGCGCTACGGCGTGGTCGTCGAGTCGATCACCCTGTTGCCCATCGGCGGCATGGCCGCGATGCGAAGCCTGCCGCATTCGCCCGGGGCTGAGTTCCTGATCGCCCTGGCCGGGCCGGCGGTCAGCTTCGGCCTGGCCGGCGGGCTGGCGGGCCTAGCCTACGTGCTCCACGGCCCGCAGATCTTCAGCCTGGCCCTCGACCACCACGAAGCCGCTCCGATCCTGCTGCTCCTGGCGACGCTCAACCTGTTTCTGGGCGGTTTCAATCTCGTGCCCGCCTTCCCGCTCGACGGCGGGCGGCTGCTGCGGGCGGGGCTCTGGAGCCGGATCGGCTTCGAGAAGGCCACGCGTCTGGCCACCCGCGTCGGCCAGGTCATCGCCATTATCCTGTTCGTCCTGGCCGTCCTGTCGTCCCGGTTTGTTCTGATGATCATCGCCGTGTTCGTGTACTTCGGCGCCCAGGCTGAGAGCCGCGCCGCCGGTTTCAAAGCCGTTCTGGCCAACGTCCCGGCGTTCCGCGTCATGCTGACCAATTTCGTCCGGGCCCGGGCCGACCAGCCCGCTTCGGTCCTGCGCAATTTGATGATCCAGGCCGGGCAGGACGTTCTGCCCGTCTACGACGACCACACGCTGTTGGGCCTGATCAGCTATGACCGCCTGCGGAGCCTCGACCGGTCGCAGACTCCCGAACCGCTGGCCGCCCAGCTTCTGGACCGCAACGTGGTCTTCTGTTCCCCGATCGACAGCCTGGCTTCGGTCCTGGAGGCCATGACCGCCCAGGACCTGGCCTGCATCGCGGTGATCGACAACGACCAACTCGTGGGCTTGATTACCCCGCGGCAGATCGGTAGAGTGGGCGTTTCGAATTCGTAG
- a CDS encoding DUF2088 domain-containing protein produces MLLASRGLTEGYLSESETYSLLEKALGQADLAGKKVLVLIPDATRSCPLPMLFRQVVELAGARAAKLDFLIALGTHQPMSEARIDELVGRNDPKCPAACKKIKVHNHLWSEPGTFKHFGTIPAKRIGQITGGLMSQDVPVGLNKMIEDYDQLMILGPTFPHEVVGFSGGLKYLFPGIADWEIINFFHWLGAVITCIKIIGTMDTPVREVINEAARHVPRPILNVDLVVRDGRLAGCFVGEPKEAWRAAAELSQRLHIVYKEKPYKTVLGIAPEMYDDLWTGGKVMYKLEPIVADGGELIIYAPHMTEISYTHGVHLDRIGYHVRDYFLKRMERFADVPGGVTAHSTHVRGLGTFENGVEKPRVTVTLATGIPRERTEKVALNYRDPAGIDVDSYRGRENEGILVVDHAGEVLHRLREPEKHITIPD; encoded by the coding sequence ATGCTGCTGGCGTCTCGTGGATTGACGGAAGGGTATTTAAGCGAGAGCGAAACGTATTCGCTGCTCGAAAAGGCGTTGGGACAGGCGGACCTGGCGGGCAAGAAGGTGCTGGTGCTGATCCCCGACGCCACCCGCTCGTGCCCGCTGCCCATGCTGTTCCGCCAGGTGGTCGAGCTGGCCGGCGCGCGGGCGGCGAAACTCGATTTCCTGATCGCCCTCGGCACCCATCAGCCGATGTCCGAGGCGAGAATCGACGAGCTGGTCGGCCGCAACGATCCCAAATGCCCAGCCGCGTGCAAAAAGATCAAAGTCCACAACCACCTATGGAGCGAACCGGGCACATTCAAGCACTTCGGCACGATCCCAGCCAAGCGGATCGGCCAGATCACCGGCGGCCTGATGAGCCAGGACGTGCCGGTGGGCCTCAACAAGATGATCGAGGATTACGATCAGCTTATGATCCTGGGTCCGACGTTTCCGCACGAGGTGGTCGGCTTTTCCGGCGGCCTCAAGTACCTGTTTCCCGGAATCGCCGACTGGGAGATCATCAACTTCTTCCACTGGCTCGGCGCCGTCATCACGTGCATCAAGATCATCGGCACGATGGACACGCCGGTGCGCGAGGTCATCAACGAAGCGGCGCGGCACGTGCCGCGGCCGATCCTCAACGTCGACCTGGTGGTTCGCGACGGCCGGCTGGCCGGGTGCTTCGTGGGTGAGCCGAAGGAGGCGTGGCGGGCCGCGGCCGAGCTCTCCCAGCGGCTGCACATCGTCTACAAGGAAAAGCCCTACAAGACGGTGCTGGGCATCGCGCCGGAGATGTACGACGATCTCTGGACGGGCGGCAAGGTGATGTACAAGCTCGAACCGATCGTCGCCGACGGCGGCGAGCTGATCATCTACGCCCCGCACATGACCGAGATCTCCTACACGCACGGGGTGCACCTTGACCGGATCGGCTACCACGTGCGCGACTACTTCCTCAAGCGGATGGAGCGGTTCGCCGACGTGCCGGGCGGCGTGACGGCCCACTCGACCCACGTGCGCGGATTGGGCACGTTCGAGAACGGCGTGGAAAAACCGCGGGTCACGGTGACGCTGGCGACGGGAATCCCGCGCGAGCGGACCGAAAAGGTGGCGCTGAACTACCGCGACCCAGCCGGCATCGACGTCGATTCCTATCGCGGCCGCGAGAACGAGGGAATCCTGGTGGTCGATCACGCCGGCGAAGTCCTCCATCGGCTGCGCGAACCGGAAAAACACATCACCATACCCGATTGA
- the coaD gene encoding pantetheine-phosphate adenylyltransferase: MTAVFSGVFDPVTDGHLDIIRRGAAIFSKLIVAVGTNPEKAELFSKSERVELIRELVRDIPNVEVRAYEGLTIDFVRSIGGGVIVKGIRDTVDLRYELQQANTNRLAGGVETLFLLTGDQYALTSSTLIKQVATMGGDVSSLVPPLVDQRIRQKLRGQGRPEGE, encoded by the coding sequence CTGACCGCCGTCTTTTCCGGGGTCTTCGATCCCGTCACCGACGGGCATCTGGACATCATCCGGCGCGGCGCCGCCATCTTCAGCAAGCTCATCGTCGCCGTCGGCACCAATCCCGAGAAGGCTGAACTGTTCAGCAAATCCGAACGGGTCGAACTGATCCGCGAGCTGGTCCGCGACATTCCGAACGTCGAGGTGCGGGCCTACGAGGGACTGACCATCGACTTCGTCCGGAGCATCGGCGGCGGCGTGATCGTAAAGGGCATCCGCGATACGGTCGATCTAAGATATGAACTCCAGCAGGCCAATACCAATCGCCTGGCCGGGGGAGTCGAGACGCTCTTTCTGTTAACGGGCGATCAGTACGCCTTGACTTCAAGCACCCTTATCAAGCAAGTCGCCACCATGGGCGGCGACGTCTCTTCGCTGGTGCCGCCCCTCGTCGATCAGAGGATTCGCCAGAAACTTCGCGGCCAGGGCCGCCCCGAAGGCGAGTGA
- a CDS encoding type II toxin-antitoxin system VapC family toxin, which produces MRIYVDTSVFGGVFDREFAEASRVFFDQAYRGTFCLVTSGLVEEEIRKAPSEVQTLFDKILDRTEVVEATEEAISLQSAYLAAGIVSERYASDALHVAVATVAKCGVLVSWNFKHIVHFQKVPKYNAVNVLKGHAAIAIWTPLEVIGSEEDEEV; this is translated from the coding sequence ATTCGTATCTACGTCGACACGTCCGTCTTCGGCGGAGTCTTTGACAGGGAGTTCGCTGAGGCAAGTCGTGTCTTCTTCGATCAAGCCTATCGCGGAACATTTTGTCTGGTGACGTCCGGTCTCGTGGAAGAAGAAATCCGCAAGGCTCCGAGTGAGGTCCAGACCCTTTTCGACAAGATCCTGGATCGGACCGAAGTGGTGGAAGCCACGGAGGAGGCCATCAGCCTTCAGTCCGCGTATCTGGCCGCCGGAATCGTATCGGAAAGATACGCCAGCGATGCTCTGCACGTGGCCGTGGCGACGGTGGCCAAATGCGGCGTTCTGGTCAGTTGGAACTTCAAGCACATTGTCCATTTTCAGAAAGTCCCGAAGTACAACGCGGTGAATGTATTGAAGGGACATGCGGCCATCGCAATATGGACGCCGTTGGAGGTGATTGGCAGTGAAGAAGACGAAGAAGTTTGA